Proteins found in one Micromonospora sp. WMMD1082 genomic segment:
- a CDS encoding beta-galactosidase, with protein sequence MGEHRAHRWLRWPSEPDRARLGFGADYNPEQWPREVWREDARAMRAAGVNIVSLAIFSWARLQPRAEEWDFAWLDEVMDLLHAYDIAVDLATATASPPPWLASTYPQILPVDRDGRVRWPGGRQHWRPTSPIFRRHALRLTRRLARRYGAHPALAAWHLSNELGCHNVYDYSDDAAAAFRAWLRTRYGTLAALNRAWATSFWSQHYSDWGQILPPRLATSYPNPTQQLDFKRFSSDALKEHLRAERDLLAELTPDIPVTTNFMVMGETNGMNYADWATEVDFVANDHYLTPGPQAYDELSFSANLTGNLAGGRPWFLMEHSTSAVNWQPVNLAKRPGQLARDSLTHVAHGADAVCFFQWRQSAAGAEKYHSAMIPHAGEDSDVFRAVTDLGATLRALAPVAGTPRSRARAAIVLDWDSWWAAELDSGPTDRLRYRQEALDWYSAFLDLGIRADVVPASAPLEQYDLLVAPILHVVPGALADRLRRYVTGGGHLVTTYFSGIVDEHNHVWLGGYPGALRDLLGIRIQEFAPLADGQTVGLDNGTTGTLWTDHIALTEPGTEILARYRNGDLAGRPALTRRVVGAGSAAYVSTRLGPAGLSTVLAELADRAGVHSELPGELRGRVELAVRGPYRFLISRTDQPVDAAPLGPADTVLLRATGVTVVRTPAGGRASHEAHPPQSGSGV encoded by the coding sequence GTGGGAGAACACCGTGCGCACCGGTGGCTACGCTGGCCGTCGGAACCGGACCGGGCCCGCCTGGGGTTCGGTGCCGACTACAACCCCGAGCAGTGGCCCCGCGAGGTGTGGCGCGAGGACGCGCGGGCGATGCGGGCCGCCGGGGTGAACATCGTCTCGTTGGCGATCTTCTCCTGGGCGCGGCTACAGCCCCGCGCGGAGGAGTGGGACTTCGCCTGGCTCGATGAGGTGATGGACCTGCTGCACGCGTACGACATCGCGGTGGACCTGGCCACCGCCACCGCCTCCCCACCGCCCTGGCTGGCCAGCACGTACCCGCAGATCCTGCCGGTCGACCGCGACGGCCGCGTGCGCTGGCCCGGCGGCCGGCAGCACTGGCGCCCCACCTCGCCGATCTTCCGCCGGCACGCCCTGCGGCTGACCCGCCGGCTCGCCCGGCGCTACGGTGCCCACCCCGCCCTGGCCGCCTGGCACCTCTCCAACGAGCTGGGCTGCCACAACGTCTACGACTACTCCGACGACGCCGCGGCCGCCTTCCGCGCCTGGCTGCGCACCCGCTACGGCACCCTGGCCGCGCTGAACCGGGCCTGGGCCACCTCGTTCTGGTCCCAGCACTACAGCGACTGGGGGCAGATCCTGCCGCCCCGCCTGGCCACGTCGTATCCGAACCCGACCCAGCAGCTCGACTTCAAGCGCTTCTCCTCCGACGCCCTCAAGGAGCACCTGCGCGCCGAACGCGACCTGCTGGCCGAGCTGACCCCCGACATCCCGGTCACCACCAACTTCATGGTCATGGGCGAGACCAACGGGATGAACTACGCCGACTGGGCCACCGAGGTCGACTTCGTCGCCAACGACCACTACCTCACCCCCGGCCCGCAGGCGTACGACGAACTGTCGTTCTCCGCCAACCTCACCGGAAACCTGGCCGGGGGGCGGCCCTGGTTCCTCATGGAGCACTCCACCAGCGCCGTCAACTGGCAGCCGGTCAACCTCGCCAAGCGACCCGGGCAGCTGGCCCGGGACTCGCTCACCCACGTCGCGCACGGCGCGGACGCGGTCTGCTTCTTCCAGTGGCGGCAGTCGGCGGCCGGCGCCGAGAAGTACCACTCCGCGATGATCCCGCACGCCGGCGAGGACAGCGACGTGTTCCGCGCCGTCACCGACCTGGGCGCCACCCTGCGCGCCCTGGCACCCGTGGCCGGCACGCCGCGCAGCCGCGCCCGGGCCGCCATCGTCCTGGACTGGGATTCCTGGTGGGCCGCCGAACTCGACTCCGGTCCCACCGACCGGCTGCGCTACCGGCAGGAGGCGCTGGACTGGTACAGCGCCTTCCTCGACCTCGGCATCCGCGCCGACGTGGTACCGGCGAGCGCCCCGCTGGAACAGTACGACCTGCTCGTCGCCCCCATCCTGCACGTCGTGCCGGGCGCCCTGGCCGACCGGCTGCGCCGCTACGTCACCGGCGGCGGCCACCTGGTCACCACCTACTTCTCCGGCATCGTCGACGAGCACAACCATGTCTGGCTCGGCGGTTATCCCGGTGCCCTGCGCGACCTGCTCGGCATCCGCATCCAGGAATTCGCCCCGCTCGCCGACGGGCAGACCGTCGGGCTCGACAACGGCACCACCGGCACCCTCTGGACCGACCACATCGCGCTCACCGAGCCCGGCACCGAGATCCTGGCCCGCTACCGCAACGGCGACCTGGCCGGCCGGCCGGCCCTCACCCGGCGGGTCGTCGGCGCGGGCTCCGCCGCGTACGTTTCGACCCGGCTCGGCCCGGCGGGCCTGTCGACCGTCCTGGCGGAGTTGGCCGACCGGGCCGGCGTGCACAGCGAACTGCCCGGGGAGCTACGCGGGCGCGTCGAACTGGCGGTACGCGGTCCCTACCGGTTCCTGATCAGCAGAACGGACCAGCCCGTCGACGCCGCCCCGCTCGGGCCCGCCGACACCGTCCTGCTGCGGGCGACCGGCGTGACGGTCGTCCGCACCCCGGCCGGCGGGCGAGCCTCCCACGAGGCTCACCCGCCGCAGAGTGGATCGGGGGTCTAG